In a genomic window of Zingiber officinale cultivar Zhangliang chromosome 9B, Zo_v1.1, whole genome shotgun sequence:
- the LOC122023132 gene encoding uncharacterized protein LOC122023132 — MDEINDGSTAIPYGKKTEKFNGIDFKRWQQKMLFYLTMLNLVQFLHEDPPAAMEGKSDNKTACNMWMHGDFLCHNYVLNALDNVLYNVYCSIEMAKSLWESLEKKYKTKNAGLKKFIVGWFLDFKMMDSKSVTSQVQDMQLIMHDLDAEGMKLNESFKLVAVIEKLPLSWKDFKNYLKHK; from the coding sequence ATGGATGAGATCAATGACGGTTCGACTGCCATTCCATACGGAAAAAAGACGGAGAAGTTCAATGGAATCGACTTCAAACGATGGCAGCAAAAGATGCTGTTCTATCTGACAATGCTAAACCTCGTACAGTTTCTGCATGAAGACCCGCCAGCTGCTATGGAAGGAAAGTCCGATAATAAGACTGCATGCAATATGTGGATGCACGGAGATTTCCTGTGCCACAACTACGTTCTCAACGCATTGGACAACGTGTTATATAACGTGTATTGTTCGATAGAAATggcaaaatctttgtgggaatcacttgaaaagaaatacaaaaccAAAAACgccggattgaagaaattcatcgtcggatGGTTTTTGGATTTCAAGATGATGGATTCCAAGAGCGtgacatctcaagtccaagacatgcaactaataatgcatgaTCTGGATGCCGAAGGCATGAAACTGAACGAGTCATTCAAACTAGTCGCGGTAATCGAGAAACTCCCTctgtcatggaaggatttcaaaaattacttGAAGCACAAGTAA